From Dermochelys coriacea isolate rDerCor1 chromosome 9, rDerCor1.pri.v4, whole genome shotgun sequence, one genomic window encodes:
- the LOC119861399 gene encoding putative coiled-coil domain-containing protein 195 — MEGNTQLIQVIQEMRSEINKLERENRALRVELKFSGQREANREEGARRQREERVTSPVALRRNVSASSALALQEQKGNSMIVRRYSNSSSVQSFSGHKHHKAEKRHPSNRIQEVQGIVKPPAGSSVITNEEEKGSAKIPADCFSSNNSSKRRSFQERVYKCRGKIKAVRFLLPMDMSSYSENQGSFKCPQNQDTKQLSTIIEKDM, encoded by the exons ATGGAGGGAAACACGCAGCTCATTCAGGTCATCCAGGAAATGCGCTCTGAGATCAACAAGCTGGAGAGAGAAAATAGGGCCCTTCGGGTGGAACTGAAATTCAGCGGACAGAGGGAAGCTAACCGGGAGGAAGGAGCAAGAAGACAAA GGGAAGAGAGGGTCACTTCTCCAGTGGCCCTGCGTAGGAATGTCTCAGCCAGCTCAGCTCTGGCACTGCAAGAACAGAAAG GTAACAGTATGATTGTTAGGCGTTATTCCAACTCTTCCTCTGTGCAATCTTTTTCTGGCCACAAACACCACAAAGCTGAGAAAAGACATCCAAGTAACAGAATACAGGAGGTGCAGGGAATTGTCAAACCACCAGCAGGCTCCTCGGTGATAACCAACGAAGAAGAAAAAGGATCTGCAAAAATTCCAGCGGATTGCTTCTCCAGCAATAATTCTAGCAAAAGGAGATCTTTTCAAGAGCGTGTTTATAAGTGCAG GGGTAAAATAAAGGCGGTTAGGTTCCTGTTACCAATGGACATGTCATCTTATTCTGAAAATCAAGGTTCTTTCAAATGCCCACAAAATCAGGACACAAAACAGTTAAGCACCATTATTGAAAAGGATATGTGA